In Pseudopipra pipra isolate bDixPip1 chromosome 5, bDixPip1.hap1, whole genome shotgun sequence, the following proteins share a genomic window:
- the TCF20 gene encoding transcription factor 20 isoform X3, which produces MQSFREQSSYHGNQQSYPQEVHGSSRLEEFSPRQQAQMFQSFGGGAGSGRRGATGASTAMPGESSGHQSYQGFRKEAGEFYYMAANKDPVVSGGQQPPQRRPSGPVQSYGPPQGSTFGSQYGNEGHVGQFQTQHSTLGGVSHYQQDYTGPFSPGSAQYQQQASSQQQQVQQLRQQIYQSHQPLPQASSQSASSTSHLQPMQRPSTLPSSASGYQLRVGQFSQHYQPPSSSSSSSFPSPQRFGQSGQNYDGSYNVNSGSQYEGHAVGSNAQAYGTQSNYSFQTQPMKSFEQSKLPQSGQQGQQQQHPPQHVMQYSNAATKLSLQSQVGQYSQTEVPVRSPMQFHQNFSPISNPSPAASVVQSPSCSSTPSPLMPGGENLQCGQGNMSMGSRNRILQMMPQLSPTPSMMPSPNAHAGGFKGFGLEGLQEKRLTDPGLSSLSALSSQVANLPNTVQHMLLSDALAPQKKSSKRSSSSKKADSCTNSEGSSQAEEQLKSPMAESLDGGCSSSSEDHGERVRQLSGQSTSSDTTYKGGNLERPNSSPAQGSQNEPSKLSSSPAAREDVASPDGKEAVVAVENAPKVNEKAVGVIVSREAMTGRVEKSSGQDKPPQDDASTATQAPASASGTKEAGHAGTQPETQVGSKGSKSGDNTNHNGEGNSQPGHAVVGSNFPARTESSKSPGSLRYSYKDNIAAGIQRNIGGFPQYPSGQEKGDFPGHSERKGRNEKFPSLLQEVLQGYHHHPDRRYSRNTQEHSGMAGSLEGAMRPNVLISQTNELTNRGLLNKSMGALLEGPHWGPWDRKSGSAAPDMKQINLADYPIARKFDVESQSSAHEGGALSERRSVICDISPLRQLVRDPGPHPMGHMGPEARSGRSERLAPGLSQSVILPGGLVSMETKMKAHSGQIKEEDFEQSKSSASLNNKKTGDHCHPAGIKHETFRGNASPGAAVSDAAPDYIPQQDSRSTHMRRAPGRTGRGKSPSQYQDLADKLKMSPGRSRGPGTDLHHMNPHMTLSERVSRGSLHSVYPQNSEGPSLASAYHTNARPHAFGDPNQSLNSQYHYKRQIYQQQQEEYKDWASSTAQGVIAAAQHRQEGARKSPRQQQFLERVRSPLKNDKDGMMYLQGSSYHDTGSQEPGRCVMGSDGTQSKCTELKHGNQKLQHHESGWDLSRQTSPAKSSGPLGAANQKRFCPQESDGHRRDESADLPKPSNAMLRLPGQEDQSPQNPLIMRRRVRSFISPIPTKRQPHDMKNSGSEDKGRLMPSAKEGADKTYNSYAHSSQSQDTGKSVAKGDSFKDLPSPDNRNCPAVSLTSPAKTKILPPRKGRGLKLEAIVQKITSPNIRRSVSTNSAETGPDTVTLDDILSLKSGPEGGNAAGHGPEAEKRKGEMSDQVGPASQDTAGEKTLPRSSEEWQSSEDDKNKKEVPEAASVGKEGAGSSAAPPPSQKSGGQGRSDGSVSGAGTLTFSDPKAISPSSVFISEPNPKSEEKDGDVTNISPKPDGFPPKGYFPSGKKKGRPIGSVNKQKKQQQQQQQLPPPPPPPPVPAQSAEGVSAGEPKPKRQRRERRKPAAQPRKRKPRRAAPIVEPQEPEIKLKYATQSVDKTDSKNKSFFPYIHVVNKCELGAVCTIINAEEEEQNKLVRGRKGQRSSTPPPSNAESKVLPTSTFMLQGPVVTESSVLGHLVCCLCGKWASYRNMGDLFGPFYPQDYAATLPKNPPPKRATEMQSKVKVRHKSASNGSKTDTEEEEEQQQQKEQRSLAAHPRFKRRHRSEDCSGASRSLSRGASCKKATTDGGSGGEKTPLDSKPSMPTSEGGTELELQIPELPLDSNEFWVHEGCILWANGIYLVCGRLYGLQEAVEIAREMKCSHCQEPGATLGCYNKGCSFRYHYPCAIDADCLLNEENFSVRCPKHKVRLLR; this is translated from the exons ATGCAGTCCTTTCGGGAGCAAAGTAGTTATCACGGAAACCAGCAGAGCTACCCGCAGGAAGTGCACGGTTCATCCCGACTGGAAGAGTTCAGCCCTCGCCAGCAGGCCCAGATGTTCCAGAGCTTTGGAGGAGGTGCTGGTAGTGGACGTCGTGGAGCAACAGGAGCCTCTACAGCGATGCCTGGTGAGAGCTCTGGCCATCAGAGCTACCAAGGTTTCAGAAAAGAAGCAGGAGAGTTTTACTATATGGCTGCCAACAAAGATCCAGTGGTGTCAGGAGGGCAGCAGCCACCTCAGCGCAGGCCTTCTGGACCAGTACAGAGCTATGGGCCCCCTCAAGGGAGTACCTTTGGGAGTCAGTATGGGAATGAGGGACATGTGGGCCAGTTTCAAACACAACATTCAACCCTTGGGGGTGTATCCCACTACCAACAAGATTATACTGGTCCTTTTTCTCCGGGGAGTGCCCAGTATCAGCAGCAGGCTTctagccagcagcagcaggtgcagcagctgAGACAGCAGATCTATCAGTCTCATCAGCCTTTACCCCAGGCTTCCAGCCAGTCTGCTTCTAGCACCTCACACTTGCAGCCAATGCAGCGTCCATCTACCTTGCCTTCCTCTGCTTCTGGCTACCAGTTACGAGTGGGTCAGTTCAGCCAACACTATCAACCACCTTcgtcatcctcctcctcctctttcccctccccacagcGTTTTGGCCAGTCAGGACAGAATTACGACGGAAGCTACAACGTGAATTCTGGGTCGCAGTATGAAGGCCATGCTGTGGGTTCCAATGCACAGGCCTATGGGACCCAGTCAAACTACAGCTTTCAGACTCAACCGATGAAAAGCTTTGAGCAGTCTAAGCTGCCCCAAagtgggcagcaggggcagcagcaacagcaccCACCTCAGCATGTAATGCAGTACTCAAACGCTGCCACCAAGCTCTCTCTTCAAAGCCAAGTAGGACAGTAcagccagactgaagttcctgTAAGGTCACCAATGCAATTCCACCAAAACTTCAGTCCAATCTCTAATCCATCTCCTGCTGCATCTGTGGTTCAGTCTCCAAGCTGCAGCTCTACCCCTTCTCCACTCATGCCAGGCGGAGAAAATCTCCAGTGTGGGCAAGGCAACATGTCCATGGGTTCTAGAAACCGAATCCTGCAGATGATGCCTCAGCTTAGTCCTACACCATCTATGATGCCAAGCCCCAATGCTCATGCAGGTGGATTCAAggggtttgggctggaaggactGCAGGAAAAAAGGCTCACAGATCCAGGGCTGAGCAGCCTGAGTGCTCTGAGTTCTCAAGTGGCCAACCTGCCCAACACAGTCCAGCACATGTTGCTCTCAGATGCCTTGGcacctcagaaaaaaagttcCAAAAGATCATCCTCTTCAAAGAAGGCCGACAGCTGCACCAACTCAGAAGGCTCCTCCCAGGCAGAGGAGCAACTCAAGTCTCCCATGGCAGAGTCCCTTGATGGTGGCTGTTCTAGTAGTTCAGAAGATCACGGGGAAAGGGTGAGACAGCTGAGTGGCCAGAGCACCAGCTCAGACACCACTTACAAAGGGGGTAATTTAGAGAGACCCAACTCCTCACCAGCACAAGGCTCTCAGAATGAGCCATCAAAActcagcagcagccctgcagctaGGGAAGATGTGGCCTCCCCTGATGGGAAGGAAGCTGTGGTGGCTGTGGAAAATGCCCCAAAAGTGAATGAAAAGGCAGTTGGGGTGATTGTCTCCCGGGAAGCCATGACAGGAAGAGTAGAAAAGTCAAGTGGACAAGATAAACCTCCACAAGATGATGcttccacagccactcaggcACCAGCTAGTGCTAGTGGAACAAAAGAAGCCGGGCatgcagggacacagccagaAACTCAAGTAGGAAGTAAAGGGAGCAAAAGTGGAGATAACACTAACCATAATGGGGAGGGGAACAGCCAGCCTGGTCATGCAGTTGTTGGGTCAAATTTTCCTGCAAGAACAGAATCTTCCAAGTCTCCTGGCAGTTTAAGGTACAGCTACAAGGATAATATAGCAGCTGGTATACAGAGAAATATTGGTGGCTTTCCACAGTATCCTTCTGGTCAGGAAAAGGGGGATTTTCCAGGGCACAGTGAGCGCAAAGGCCGGAATGAGAAGTTTCCTAGCCTCCTACAGGAGGTTTTGCAGGGGTACCACCATCATCCAGACAGAAGGTATTCTAGGAACACACAGGAGCAttctgggatggctgggagTTTGGAGGGAGCTATGAGGCCCAATGTTTTAATTAGTCAAACCAATGAATTGACCAATAGAGGCCTCTTAAACAAAAGCATGGGGGCTCTCCTGGAGGGCCCTCACTGGGGTCCCTGGGACAGGAAGTCTGGCAGTGCAGCTCCAGACATGAAGCAGATAAATTTAGCTGATTACCCTATTGCTAGAAAGTTCGATGTGGAGTCTCAGTCTTCTGCCCATGAAGGGGGGGCACTCTCAGAGAGGAGATCAGTGATCTGTGACATATCTCCATTAAGGCAACTTGTAAGAGATCCTGGCCCTCACCCCATGGGGCACATGGGCCCTGAGGCCAGGAGCGGAAGGAGCGAACGTCTTGCCCCTGGCTTGAGCCAGTCAGTAATACTCCCTGGTGGTTTAGTATCCATGGAAACAAAGATGAAAGCTCACAGTGGGCAAATAAAGGAAGAAGATTTTGAACAGTCAAAGAGCTCTGCTAGtctcaataataaaaaaacaggAGACCACTGTCATCCTGCTGGCATCAAGCATGAAACTTTCCGAGGCAAtgccagccctggagctgcagtCTCCGATGCTGCTCCAGATTACATTCCCCAGCAGGACAGCAGATCGACACACATGAGACGAGCACCTGGCAGAACTGGAAGGGGTAAATCACCCTCTCAATATCAGGATCTTGCTGATAAGCTGAAAATGTCACCAGGCAGAAGCAGAGGGCCAGGGACAGATCTGCATCACATGAACCCACACATGACACTGTCTGAAAGAGTTAGCAGGGGTTCCTTACATTCTGTTTACCCTCAGAATTCAGAAGGTCCTTCTCTGGCTTCAGCATATCACACAAATGCTAGGCCTCATGCTTTTGGTGACCCCAACCAGAGTTTGAATTCCCAATATCATTACAAGAGACAGATATACCAGCAACAGCAAGAAGAATACAAAGATTGGGCAAGCAGCACTGCTCAGGGTGTGattgctgcagctcagcacaggcaggaaggGGCAAGGAAGAGCCCAAGACAACAGCAGTTTCTGGAAAGAGTAAGGAGTCCTTTAAAAAATGACAAGGATGGAATGATGTACCTTCAAGGTAGCTCCTACCATGACACGGGAAGCCAGGAACCTGGGCGCTGTGTTATGGGGAGTGATGGTACTCAGAGCAAATGCACTGAACTGAAACACGGCAACCAGAAGTTGCAGCATCACGAATCTGGTTGGGACCTCTCTCGGCAAACTTCTCCTGCCAAAAGCAGCGGCCCTCTTGGAGCAGCCAACCAAAAAAGATTTTGCCCTCAAGAAAGCGATGGGCATCGACGAGACGAATCTGCAGATTTGCCCAAGCCTAGCAATGCTATGCTCAGGCTCCCTGGCCAGGAAGACCAGTCTCCTCAAAATCCATTAATTATGAGGAGAAGAGTCCGTTCTTTCATCTCACCTATCCCTACCAAAAGACAGCCACATGATATGAAGAACAGTGGCAGTGAAGATAAAGGGCGACTGATGCCTTCAGCAAAAGAAGGAGCTGATAAAACATACAACTCCTATGCCCATTCATCTCAAAGCCAAGATACTGGCAAGTCAGTTGCAAAGGGAGATTCCTTCAAGGACCTGCCAAGTCCTGATAATAGGAATTGTCCTGCTGTTTCCCTCACAAGCCCAGCTAAGACCAAAATACTGCCCCCAAGAAAGGGGCGAGGATTAAAACTGGAAGCTATTGTTCAAAAAATTACATCTCCCAATATTAGGAGAAGTGTTTCTACCAACAGTGCTGAAACTGGTCCAGATACTGTCACTCTTGATGACATCCTGTCCCTTAAGAGTGGACCTGAAGGAGGAAATGCGGCTGGACATGGACCAGAGGctgagaagagaaaaggagagatgTCAGATCAAGTGGGGCCAGCAAGCCAGGATACAGCTGGTGAAAAAACTCTTCCAAGATCTTCAGAAGAGTGGCAAAGCAGTGAGGatgataaaaacaaaaaagaggtCCCTGAAGCTGCGAGTGTTGGTAAAGAAGGAGCGGGATCCAGTGCAGCACCACCACCTTCTCAGAAGTCAGGTGGTCAAGGAAGGTCTGATGGATCTGTAAGTGGAGCTGGAACTCTGACCTTTTCTGACCCAAAAGCAATTTCCCCTTCCAGTGTGTTTATTTCTGAACCAAATCCAAAGTCTGAGGAAAAAGACGGAGATGTGACAAACATTTCACCCAAGCCAGATGGTTTCCCTCCAAAGGGATATTTCCcctctggaaagaaaaaggggaggCCAATTGGGAGCGTGAACAAGCAGaagaagcagcaacagcagcagcagcagctgcccccGCCCCCACCACCCCCACCAGTACCGGCACAGTCTGCAGAGGGGGTGAGCGCTGGTGAGCCAAAGCCCAAGAGGCAAAGGAGGGAGAGGCGAaaaccagcagcacagccacggAAGCGGAAGCCTAGACGAGCTGCTCCCATTGTGGAGCCTCAAGAACCAGAGATCAAACTTAAATATGCTACCCAGTCTGTAGATAAAACTGACTCCAAGAATAAGTCCTTTTTCCCTTATATTCATGTGGTAAACAAGTGTGAATTAGGCGCTGTGTGCACAATCATAAATGcggaggaagaggagcagaacAAATTGGTGAGGGGTCGGAAAGGACAGAGGTCTTCAACACCCCCTCCTAGCAATGCGGAGAGCAAAGTGCTGCCCACCTCAACTTTCATGCTGCAAGGCCCTGTAGTAACAGAGTCTTCTGTCTTAGGGCATCTGGTTTGCTGCCTGTGTGGCAAATGGGCCAGCTATCGTAACATGGGTGACCTCTTTGGTCCTTTCTACCCCCAGGATTACGCAGCTACTTTGCCCAAGAACCCGCCTCCAAAGAGGGccacagaaatgcagagcaAGGTCAAGGTACGGCACAAAAGTGCTTCTAATGGTTCCAAGACAGATAcggaagaggaggaggaacagcAACAACAGAAGGAACAAAGAAGCCTCGCTGCTCATCCCCGCTTTAAGAGGCGGCACCGCTCTGAGGACTGTAGCGGAGCCTCTCGGTCACTTTCAAGGGGAGCTTCTTGTAAAAAAGCAACCACTGACGGTGGCAGTGGCGGTGAAAAGACTCCTTTGGACTCAAAACCCTCTATGCCCACTTCAGAAGGTGGCACTGAGCTGGAGTTACAAATTCCTGAACTACCTCTTGACAGCAATGAATTTTGGGTCCACGAGGGTTGTATTCTCTGGGCCAATGGGATCTACCTGGTCTGTGGCAGGCTCTATGGGCTGCAGGAAGCTGTGGAGATTGCAAGAGAGATG AAATGTTCCCATTGCCAGGAACCAGGAGCCACCTTAGGCTGCTACAACAAAGGCTGCTCCTTCCGATACCATTACCCTTGTGCCATCGATGCAG ATTGTTTACTAAACGAAGAGAATTTCTCAGTGAGGTGCCCCAAGCACAAG